tggagctacgaaactccaaatcaagtgccgttaattttccctgaaaatagactcatatatcttctatctataaaattttcagaatttttggtttagccaataaataccagatttttctcaaagtttcccaagtttcactgtttgactaatctgatcactcttcattacgaatcaaatttctcattgtacagaatttaaaatatgttctagtttatttcatttgaaactagactcattaagctttaattacataatttattcagcttctaattcatctcccacaatttatggtgattttccaaattcacggtactgctgctgtcccaagcagatttattaccaaatcactctttcacacctaacttgcatgcttgttatttaaacatgtatatcaccaatcaatcatcacatatctatgattttacttaagtataatctccatttcatcattttaaagcacaacatgttagccgatttttccctttagcatctaaggcacatgcatgctcatttgtttggctcaacttcacctatcttccatttttcatcaaaagaatatgaaacaacaaccaaaaactaaaatatgcttcatgagctagggtagaatcaagaagaactcatgaacatcaagatagaagcaaagtaccaagaacttaccttcaatttttcctcctcctagtgaccgaatattcaagggtttcctcccctatttgctctctctcaaattcagctatggagaacaaagaatgaacaacaaCCTTCCTTTACtcccttttgttattcttatcactcaacattttatgacacataaatgatatactaatatttgtgccatactcatgccataattccaataaaaatatgcccataatgcttatcatgcccatcatccattaactattaaaatgctaatgcccatcattcattaactattaaaatgctaatgcccatcatccattaactattaaaatgctaaaatgcatacattatcaactatccatcaccttggctggccactacattaaaagtgggaatttgacatgcaaatcctcctattttgcactcctatttatttggccactacaaattagcctatagcattttcaaacattttcacataggtcctatttcataatttcactccctttttcttatggaacaaaaattaactaaaattaccgggttctatcttaagcttgggccttttagaggcccactaacataattaaacctatgccaacattcacagaattcccgaaaattggggcgttacataatttaatatttttttattgaaacaattaaataaaatatgctaTTAAGTAATTTTATATTTCTCAACCAAATTAATATCCTAaggttttcttttaattttcccCTTTTAAGTACCCACGAAAAGTGTTATTTATTACAGGCCATATATTTAGTTATTAATTAGATAAGATAATGATGATAAAAGTGAAGTGAAGATCATTAGCTGCTAAACAAGAAGGAAATCAATCACTGTGAACAAGCTTCTTATTTTCCATATTAATTGTCAGAATTAAATCAGTCAACAAGATAAAAGCTATATTGTTAgccaattttgttatttttgtatATAATATTTAGGGCTATTTATATTAGTTAACGCTCTATTAAAAATgacatttttagaatttaataatCTTTTCTTTAGTAGGATCAAAATAACTTGATAAcacatttttatttaattgtttcaattaaaaatattaaattaagcaGTTTGCTTCTTATTTTTTGTTTTGCTCAACGTTAATGTCAGCTTCTGGGTATCTTTGTTGTTTTCACAAGTTGTGATAAGCAGATGACAGTGCTTGTCATTCGCTAAAACTTCACCAGCCACCAGTAGGTTTTCTTGGAAAGTGGGTGACTCTTCGTTAACGTCTTAATCTATTTATGTTTTAAGACTGttttagaataataaatgatttcacgtGTCGATTTGAGCTTGtgttgtcttaagttttatatttttttatttattttttcattgtttaataagTCTTCAGTTTTAGAAGCTTTCGTTtgctcttgaagcatattttttaGTCTTCCTTATGCATGTAATCTTAGTTTTATAAATGATTTTAGGGATGATTTTGTTGTCGTCCTCTCTAGTTTAGTGAATGCTCGATTCTTTTGTCAATTTTTGCTCGCCGCTTTGGACCATCCAAGGCTTATTTTCTTATCGTATTAAGTACTTACAATCACTCTAGATATGTCGTGCTTGAGTTGTGACAAAGTCAATTGTCAATGTGTCATAATGTTCTATTGATGCTGAGGCTAAAATCTTCATTGTGTTGATGAAGCTTGTCCTTCACCATCTACGATGAGTATTTGCTATTTTTTTCTCTGAATTGTATGGTTCcattaattgaatgaattaatgaatttacctttaaaaaatgattaaattatgtCGAGAATTATCAAATTGTAAATATACTAATAGTTgagtgattaaattgtaaatttatttGTCCTACATCTAACATCCATTTGGAACTTAATGAGCCAATGACTTTCAAATAgtttaattactatttttttaattttttaaaattaaatgaataatgtGTAAACTTGAGTTACCTTTAAGTGTAACTTACCCttataaacaaaacaaacaaTTTGGAAAAATAAGAGTCATGGAATGGAATCAATGGATAAGGAGTTAAAAAAATATGGGCCTAGAAAAAGCCCAAACTCATTCAGCAAGCATTGACTTTGTGTTCAAGTATATAAAAAGAAGGGATCTTAACTTTTTTTATGGAAGTCTTTAACATTCTCGATTGcatctcttttattttttaaattaattatccaAAAATATTCATTATTTGTAGCCACTCACTATACAATCTTAATATTGTTGCCTTGCCTTTCTAGATTCTATACAAATTCACTAAATTCTGTTACTATCATTTTTTCCCCATTCTAAAGTTCAGgattattgtaatttgaaagtgagatttgtaaaaaaaaaattgtaattaatgcattaatttcattttaattcaataaaaaatttgggaAAACTAGAGTTGACTGTTGAAATAACCCATATATGGAACTGCAAAAATCAATGGAAGCTTAACTACATATTGAATCAACTAATGTAAAATCAAAATACTAGTTGAcagccatgctacaaattctGGGTTTGATTGTGTTATTTGCAAACAAAATAGAACAGTTGATCATTTGTAGTACATGACAGGCATATTAGCATTCATGTCCCACATCCCTCCTTCCTTCAAATACTCTATATACCTACCAAATTCTGGTTTTGCTGTTGGTTTCTTCTTACGACGAACATCGAAGAGGCTGAAAAGTGGGTGAATAATACTCTTGGACTTGGAAGTAAGTTTTTTGTTAGTCGATGAAGAGGATTCCACTCGATGATTCTCTGGCAAGGCCGATATTTCAGAAGTAAACTTTCTTGATAAACCAAAAACTCTGGCAGGCACGCTTCGAGCCCTCTTCAACTGTGCTTCGAACTGGCCAGTGCTCGTAACATCCTCATCAACTTCTGTTATAGTATGAGATTACACATGTGTTTAATGTGTAGTTAGTTAGGAGGTTAAGCAGTTAGTGAGCTGGTAACAGCTTTCTCAAAAGGTTTCTCAAATGTATATATACGTATACTTGGACACTATTCCATTATGCGATttcaataaaaaattgaatacaGTCATTTGCTATTTCTTGTATTTCTTAGTAAAAGAATTAGCTTACTAGGTTCCTATCAAGGTATCTGTCGCAAGGTGATCCTAAGCCATGGCTACCGCGCATTCCGTCGAGTCTGACTCTGGCTTCAGTTTCCTTGGTGATTGGGTAGTCACGTCCTTCCCTCGACATGAGGTTGTAAAGCTTGACGCAGAGATGTTTATTCAGTGGCAACAACAGGTTCGTCTCATTCTTCGTGGTTATGGCTTACTCGGCTTTCTTGATGGAACACTGTCGGCTCCATCGCGATTTATTCTGTCCTCCGATAGGGCTCTTGTTTCCAATTCAGCGGCATCCATTTTTGAACAACAAGATAACTTACTTACCTCGTGGTTACTGTCCACGATCAGCTCTTCCTTTCTCTCTTCATTCACGGATGTTAGCACTGCCGGTGATGTCTGGCGTATGGCGAATAACTTGTTTACCGCCGATACTACTGCAAAGCAATCACAGTTGCACCATGATCTTCATTCTCTTCGAAAAGGTACTCTCTCTGTTCGGTTATATGTTGACAGGATCAAGAATTTGTGCGCTCTTCTTGCAGCATCTGGATCTCCGATCTCAGAGGCTGAACGTACGGCGGTTCTTCTCGCTGGTCTTTCGACTGACTTTGAAGCCATCGTATCTCACGCGTCACTTTTTCCAGTTCCGTTATCTTTTTAACGACTAGTTGATGCGTTGCTTGAGTGTAAGGCTCGCCAGATCCACTCTGTTCAGGATGTTTTGGTGGCTGCGAACGCTGTGGAAGGGACTCCGTTACAGCTGACGGACGGGGGTCTTCGTGGTGGTCGCTCATTTGGTCGTGGCCGTGGTCGAACCTTTCGTCCACGCATAAAATGCCAGATTTATAATCGGTTTGGTCATCTCGCACAGCGGTGTTACTACCGTTATGATCGTGATGGGCAGTCGGTTCCGACGTGGGAGGCAAATACTCCGGCTATGCATAATCGTGGGTTTGATCTTGGTGCAAACAGAGGCGAGCTGGAGCGTGAGAATCGACCCCCTGCCTATGGTCAAAATTGGGGGTCTCCTGGTCAAAATTGATGGTCTCACAATTGGTTAAATGCTGGAGTTAATAATGTTGTCTCACGTGGGCCACTTGGTTATGGCAATCATGGTTTTAATCTATTTGGTTATTGTGGTAATGGACCGAATGATTTTGATGGCCCAAACTTCAGTTCTGGCTCTCATGGGCGTGACTTTGATGTTGGACGTCGTTCCTTTGGGCCACACCTTGATGGTGATTCTTTGGGCCACACCTTGATGGTGATTCTTTGGGCCACCCGTATGGTGGGCTTACTTTCCGACCGCGTGGGCCTAGTGGGTTGGTTTGATCTCGGTTAAATGATGATCATATTCTGCCTGGGCCCTTTGCTAATTGTGTAAATGTTGATCGCTCCTGGCAGACTGTGCATGAAGCTCCGTGGCGCACCAAATCGCGTGCTTGTGTGTTTAGTGTGGATTCCTCTCCGTATGACTCGTCTCAGTTTGTTGGGATTCCCCCCAGACTTCCTGAGTTACATGCTTCAGACTATTTGGATGCTACGGCCTATAATTCCAATTTTAATACTAATGATTCTTATGTTCCATTGCTAGTCGGAAGTACGTCGTGGTGCCCAGACTCGGGGGCTACTCATCATGTTTGTCGAGATTCTTCAGATTTACATGATTCCACTCCGTACTCTGGTAAGTCCTATCTTTTAATAGGAAATGGTGTATCTACTGATATTCTCTCTATCGGGAGTACTGTTATACCTACGAAACAAAAATTACTACATTTCTCTACCGTGCTGTGTGTGCCAAGCATTCGAAAGAATTTGCTGTTTGTTTCTAAGTTTGCTACTGATAATAATGTCTTTTTTGAGTTTCATCCCTCGTAATGTGTGATTAAGGACATCCAAACCCGGGAAATCTTAATGCGGGGCCAAGTTTGTAATGGGCTCTATCATTTCTCGACAAGGTCGGATAGTATGACTCCTTCTGCTCATAGTGCTGCACTTCAAGTTTGCTCTTCACTTACTGCTGTGTTTAGTTTATGGCATAAAAGGCTGGGCCATCCAGCTGATAATATTGTAAAAACTGTTCTTACAAATTGTCAGATTTCTTGCAATAAAAGTCATCTCGATAGTGTTTGTGTAGCTTGTCAGAAAGGTAAATCACATAAGTTGCCTTTTTCACCCTCTAGTACTAAATATGTTGATTTGTTTGAATTGGTTGTTTCAGATTTGTGGGGTCCAGCTGCTGTTCCTTGTGAAGGGAATTTGTATTATGTCTCTTTCATTGATATGACTAGTCGGTTTACCTGGGTCTACTTGATAAGTCGTAAATCTCAAGCTATAGAGTGTTTTGGTCAATTTCAGAAGATGGTTTTCACTCAATTTGGAAAACATATCAAGCAATTTCAAAGTGCCTGGGGAGGTGAGTTTCGTGCATTCTCCTCTGTTTTAGCCAATCAGGGGATTCTTCATCGCATTACCTGCCCTCACACGTCTGAACAGAATGGTGTTGCTGAGCGTAAACAAGACATATTGTGGAGATTGGCCTCACTCTTCTGGCTCAGGCTAATCTACCGATGACTTATTGGGGTTATGCGTTCTGTAATGCGATGCATCTTATTAATCGACTGCCCACGTCAGTTCTCGACGGGAAGGCCCCGTTTCATAGTCTGTTTGGTCGTGCACCGACTTATGATCATCTTCGTGTGTTTGGTTGTTGTTGTTTTCCGCACTTGCGTCCGTTTGGTAAACACAAACTTGAGTTTCGGTCTCAGCCCTCTACGTTTCTGGGCTATAGTCCGCATCATAAAGGGTATTTTTGCCTTCTGCCTGATGGGAAGGTTATTATTTCTCGCCATGTTGTGTTTGATGAGGCTCGGTTTCTGTTTCCACTATCTTCTGCTACTGGTGACAAGTTGCCTCTAAACACTACTACCTATGTACCAGTTATGCGGTCTGTTATACCTACCGAGGATCATTCAGCTCCTATGTCTGCTATTGAGACTCCTCTAGCTAGTTCTCCTGGTGATTCCTCTGCTATGTGTAGTGCCTCTCAGCATAGATCTCCTTCAAGTTCTGCTGTTCCCGAAGAAGTTCCGTCTCCGATTTTTCCTACTGAGTCTCCTACCATTCTTCTTGTCCCAGCTACTAATACTCATGCTATGGTAACCAGGTCTAAAGTTGGAATCTTTAAACCTAAAGCCTTGTGTGCAAACAAAGTTGAGGTTGAGCCATGTTCTGTTGAGGAGGCTCTTGCTCATCCCGACTGGCGCTTAGCAGTTCAAGCTGAGTTTAATGCTTTGCTGGCTAACTCGACCTAAGAGCTTCGTCCCCTTCCTCCTGGCCGGAAGGCAATCGGTTGTAAATGGTTATTTAAGATCAAGAAGAATCCTGAGGGGACAATTAATTGACGGAAGGCACGATTAGTTGCCAAGGGGTGCTCACAGGTTCCTGGCTGTGATTTTACGGAAACGTTCAGTCCGGTAGTCAAACCTGCTACAATTCGAATCATTCTATCTGTTGCCGTATCTAAGGGGTGGCCTCTGCGGCAGGTTGATGTCAATAATGCCTTCTTGAATAGTGATTTAACCAATGACGTGTTTATGCAGCAACCTCCTGGGTATGAGCAATCTGGTTCAAATGGTGAGAAGTTTGTCTGTCGATTGACTAAAGCCTTGTATGGTTTACGCCAAGACCTCGCGCCTGGTTTGAAAAGTTAAAACAGTTTCTTGTTTCTGCTGGGTTTCTGTTGT
This is a stretch of genomic DNA from Gossypium arboreum isolate Shixiya-1 chromosome 11, ASM2569848v2, whole genome shotgun sequence. It encodes these proteins:
- the LOC108471961 gene encoding uncharacterized protein LOC108471961, which codes for MSREGRDYPITKETEARVRLDGMREVDEDVTSTGQFEAQLKRARSVPARVFGLSRKFTSEISALPENHRVESSSSTNKKLTSKSKSIIHPLFSLFDVRRKKKPTAKPEFGRYIEYLKEGGMWDMNANMPVMYYK